The following proteins come from a genomic window of Macaca fascicularis isolate 582-1 chromosome 8, T2T-MFA8v1.1:
- the LOC135964654 gene encoding presequence protease, mitochondrial-like, with amino-acid sequence MAMKLSHDDTRARYLHLAREDRNNLFSVQFSTTPMDSTGVPHILEHTVLCGSRKYPCRDPFFKMLNRPLSTFMNAFTGKTSILNGKPCLRLPGAPTGIQLVSEKG; translated from the exons ATGGCCATGAAGCTCAGCCACGATGACACAAGAGCCAGGTATTTACACCTGGCCAGAGAAGACAGGAATAATCTGTTCAG CGTGCAGTTCAGCACCACTCCCATGGACAGCACCGGTGTTCCTCACATTCTTGAGCATACCGTCCTTTGTGGGTCTCGGAAATATCCGTGCAGAGAccctttcttcaaaatgttgaaCCGGCCCCTCTCCACGTTCATGAACGCCTTCACAGGTAAGACCAGCATCCTGAACGGAAAACCGTGTTTGCGTTTGCCAGGCGCACCCACTGGAATTCAGTTAGTTTCTGAGAAGGGATGA